The genomic interval CCATAGTGGTCGCGCAGGTCGATGAACAAAACGCCGCCGTGGTCACGGATGGTGTTGACCCAGCCGGAAAGGCGCACGGTCTGTCCGACGTTTTCTTTGCGGAGCTGACCGCAGGTGTGTGTACGAAATTTATGCATAATTGATTCCATTTGTTTGTGCAGGGGCGGGATGAGTCCCGCCCTTACAGAAGTTCCATCAGTTCAGGCAATTCGACTTCCCGTTGAGAGCCGTCGGCCATGTTTTTCAAAACAAAAGTTCCTTTTTGAAGCTCGGTGTCGCCGCGAATGATCACAGCTTTTGCACCGACCTTGTCGGCGCGGCGCATCTGTGCCTGAACCTTGCGCGCAGTCAGTTCCATTTCGCAGGCAATGCCGCGCTGACGGAGCATTTGGAGCAGAAGTAGATTTTCATTCAAGGCTGCTTCGCCGAGCGAAACAATAAAAACCGGTTGAGGCGGTGCAAACTGTTCGGCCATGATTCCGGTGGCTTCAAGTGCGGCAATAACCCGCTCGACACCCATCGCAAAGCCGACGCCATCGACAGAACGTCCGCCGACATCAATGCGGTAGCGTCCGCCGCCAGCCAGTGCATTCTGTGCGCCGAGACCACCATGCACGACTTCCCAAACGGTGTGGACGTAGTAATCGAGGCCGCGAACAAGTGAAGCATCCACTTCGACATCGATTTCCAGTTTTTTCAGCGTTGCAATTACCGTGTCGAGATAGGCGCGGGATTCCGCGCTCATAAACTCGATGACCGGCGGAACGCCGGCAATGACTTTTTTAACCACCTCATCTTTGGAATCGAGCAGACGCAATACATTGGTTTCAAACCGCTGTTGCGCTTCTTCCGGTAGTTCGCTCAAGCGCGGACGAATGGCTTCGCGCAACCCGTTGACTACGGCGGCGCGATCTTCGGGAAGTCCGATGGTATTGAGGCGGATTCTGGCGCCTTTAAGTCCCCACGCGGCCAGCAAATGAACCTGCAGAGCGATGACTTCGGCGTCGGCCAGCGGATTCGGCGCGCCGACCGCTTCGAGACCGATCTGATGAAACTGGCGTTTACGACCGGCCTGCGGGCGTTCGCAACGGAACATAGGGCCCATGTAGAAAATACGCGCATTGGCGGTTTCTTCGCCACCGGAAGCAACATAGCGGATGGCACCGGCGGTTCCTTCGGGGCGCAACGACAGCTTGCGTCCGCCGCGATCTTCCAGCGTGTACATCTCTTTTGTTACCACATCGGTCGTGTCACCGAGCGAATGAGTAAAAAGTTCGAGTTTTTCGAGGATGGGTGTGCGAATCTCCGAAAAACGATAACGCGCGAAAATTTCGCGCGCCCGCTGTTCGATCATTTGCCAGAGTGCGATGTCCGGAGGTGCAATATCGGACATACCCTGGATGGGTTGGTGCGATGTGGAGGCCATGGTCTAGATGCCGGTAATCTTCTGCTTCATGATTTTGCCGGGCTTGAATTTGACGACACGACGCTCGGGAATCGTTACAACATCTTCCGGCTTATTGGGATTGCGCCCGATACGGGCTTTCCGGACATTGATTTCAAAGACACCGAAGTTGCGGAATTCAACGGTTTCGTTCTTCTGTAACGCTTCGACAATGTAGTCCAGTGATTTCTGAAGGATGGCTGCAACATCCTGCTGAATGAGCCCAGTCTCGTCTGCGATACGAACTACTAAATCTCTTTTTGTCATGGTGTCCACCGATCCCTTTCGAATTGTCTAGGCTGTAACAAGTTACAGCTTCAAACAGGCCGCCAATCTTAGTGCGGCTATGCGTACGGTCAAGCCCTATTCCGAAACGTTTTGTTCAACGCGCAGAAATTCCATGAAAAATCAGCGCCACGATCATTCCGAGAAAGGTCAGCAGCGCGAGCGTTTTGTTAAACAGGTAGAAGGTGTCGGTTGGTTTAACCATAAGCACAGGTACTCCCGCCTCAATGTGCGTCGAAGGCACAACCAGAATCCGGGTAACCACACCGCGTAAAATTTCTTCGCCGTGCGTAGTGGTCCAGGTGACATCGGCGTTTTTGGCGTTACACGCCTCCAAATCAGACCGGGCTTTCATCAGGACGCTCAGCTTTTCTTCGACTGCCGCGTCTTTGGCCGCCTTAGCGGCTTCAAAAGCGGCTTCGGCTTCGGTCACTTTGGCGCGATAGCCTTCGTCGTAAAGGCTGGCCAGCGGCACCGCATTCCCTTTGATCTCATCCCCCGGCTTGACCAGAATGTCTTTTACAACGCCGGAAACTTTAAAGGGAACAGGGATTTCCAGCGGATGCCTCTTCAAAACCTTTTCGGTCGGGAACCATGCATCACGAATAGACCAGACACAGAGAAATCCGCAAAAGACGGCGGCGACCATGAAATCTTTTGTTCCTTTAACCTGACTGAATCTGCCTTTTGCCATGTCGTGCCCCTCAGTAATGGATTAATAACTTTTTGCAAAAACCACGCGGCCTAAGCTCGGACGTCCGCTAACGACGCAGGTTCCGGCTCCGCTTTGTGCATAGTCGAACGGAATGCAACGGATCGTCACAGACAATTCGTCATTAATTTTCTGTTCGGTTTCTTCGGTTCCGTCCCAGTGCGCCAATGCAAATCCGCCGCGGCCTTTGAAAAATTCAACAAACTCGTCCCAGCTGTCAATCGTGCGGGTATTTTCCGCACGGAATGTGCAGGCCCGGTCAAAAAGATTTTTCTGCATATCGGCGAGCACATCGGCGATTGCCGCCACGAACTCGGCGCGGGGCTGTCCGTATTTTTCTTTTGCACCTTTATCACGGCGCGCCACATACACGCCGCCGTTCTCCATATCGCGCGGGCCGATTTCCACACGCACCGGAATTCCCTTCTTAACCCACTGCCAGCCCTTTTCGCCGGCATTGATGTCGCGACCATCGACGACCACTTCAACCGGGCGTCCGTCATAGTGCTGTGCGCGGAGCATGGCGGCGGTTTCATTGCAGTACTGCATAATCTTTTCTTTGTCGGCGTCGTTACGGATGATCGGCAAAATCACTACATGCGACGGAGCCAGCCGCGGCGGCATAATCATGCCGTCATCATCGGCATGAGTCATAATCATTCCGCCGATCAGCCGCGTTGAGACGCCCCACGATGTAGTCCATGCGGTTTCCACCTTACCTTCGCGTGACTGAAATTCGATGCCCGAAGCTTTGGCAAAATTCTGACCGAGGAAGTGGCTCGTTCCTGCCTGAAGCGCCTTGCAGTCCTGCATCAGCGCCTCAATGCAAAGTGTATTCACCGCGCCGGGAAAGCGCTCACCAGCGGTCTTTTCACCGGTCAAAACCGGCATCGCCATATAGTCTTCAGCGAACTGCTTATAGACGTTCAGCATCTTGACGGTTTCTTCCCACGCTTCTTCTTTCGTCTCGTGAACAGTGTGCCCTTCCTGCCAGAGAAATTCCGCCGTGCGCAGAAAAAGCCGCGTACGCATTTCCCAGCGAACTACGTTAGCCCATTGGTTGATCAGGATCGGCAGATCGCGGTAGCTTTGCACCCATTTAGCGTAGGTCGCGCCGATAATGGTTTCAGACGTTGGACGAACCACCAGCGGCTCCTCCAGTTCACCAGCCGGAATCAGTTTACCACTCGGACCGACTTCAAGACGATGATGCGTGACCACCGCACATTCCTTGGCAAACCCCTCGACGTGTTCGGCTTCTTTCTCCAGATAACTCAGCGGAATGAAAAGCGGGAAATAGGCATTCACATGACCGGTTGCCTTGAAATAACGATCCAGTGCTGTGCGGATATTTTCCCACAGCGCGTAGCCCCATGGTTTAATCACCATGCAACCGCGAACATCACTGTTCTCAGCCAGCTCAGCGGCACGCACCACCTGCTGATACCACTCCGGATAATTCTCTTCCCGCGTCGGGGAAATTGCTGTCTTCACCTGTTTATTCATGAATCAGTCCCTTCTCAAAATTTTCCTTCAGATCCGCAATACGCTTCATAATCAGCTCGCCGATCAGGCCGTAGGCATCGCGTCCTTCGCCCAGCCCGCGGATTTCTTCCTGCGTGATCAGGTTTCCGAAGATCACGGAAACTGGATTGGGCTTCCATCCCTCGCTGTGCTTAGACCATGCCTCGTAAGAGCCGTGGATATAAACAGGCACCACCGGAGCATTGCCCTTGGCAACCAAAAAACCGATTCCCGGCTTCGGCGGCTGAAGAGTTCCGTCAACCGAACGGGTTCCTTCGGGGAACAGCGCCACAGAAGCTCCATCTTTCAACAGCGCAATGGCCGTTTTCATCGCCTTTATATCGCCCTTGTCGCGATCCAGCGGAATCACGCCGACCTTATGCAAAAACCAGTTCATGAACCCTTTTTTAAACAGCGTATCACGGGCCATGAAATGAGTCATTCGCGTCCGGTAGGTGCAGGCTCCAACCGCCGGAGGATCGATGTAGCTGGCGTGGTTCGAGGCGATAATCACCCCGCCGGTCTTGGGCACATTCTGCAGTCCGTAAAATTTAATCCGGTTCTTGAGCTGCAGGCAGATCAGAAAAAAATTACAGGTCATGCTGTACCAGATCGGGTTGATCATTTTATCGTTGCGCGGCTTTTCCAGCTCCGCAATACGCCCCATCAGAATCCGGGTGACTTCTTCGATATCGTGTCCCGACGTATCAATCACATAAGCGCCAACGGCAATTTTCAGCGGAGCGGTCTTGCGCGACGAATCCTTCTGATCACGCCGCTGAAGTGATTCGAGAACTTCCTGCGCTTTCTCTGTTTCTCCGCTTGCCACCAGTTCCGCGTGACGGCGCTTGGCCCGCTCTTCCGGATTGGCATCCAGATAAAATTTGTACGGCGTTTTCGGAAATACTACCGAAGCAATGTCGCGGCCTTCCATCGCCAGCGATCCGAGCTTTTTCAGTTTACGCAGACGGGCGACCACAAATGTGCGCACCGCCGGCATCGCCGCAATATCCGAAACCGCTTCGCGTACTTCCTTGCCGCGCAGCGCTTCACCCGGCTCAACGCCGTCAATCGTGAAAGCAACCGCACCGTTACGCACTTCAAACTTCCACTTAGACTTCAGCAGAACCGGCAGAACCAGTAGCGGGTTTTTCGTATTCACGCCTTCCTGAATCATCTTCCATGTCACACCGCGATACAACGCGCCGGAATCCACATAGATGCAGTTCATCCGCTTCGCCACTTCCCGCGTCACCGTGGATTTTCCCGATGCCGCCGGACCGTCAATTGCAATAATCCGTTGTCTGTTCATTCAACCTTTCCGCCCAGCCATTCCAAATGGTTCCAAAAATCAGGATAGGATGTCGCCACGCATTCCACCTGCGCCAGTTTGACCGGAGCATTAGCGAATGTCGCCAGCATCGCCATAGACATGGCAATCCGGTGGTCGCCGTGCGAATCCAGCGGCTCCTTCGGTGCGTGCAGTCTTGCCGGACCGTGAATCGTCATGCCATCGGCGTGTTCATCCACTTCGACGCCGAAGGCCCGCAGATGCGCCGCCGTCACCGCAATACGATCCGACTCCTTCACCCGCAGTTCCGCTGCATCACGGATTACCGTATCGCCGCTGGCCAATGCGCCGGTTACCGCCAGCATCGGCAGTTCATCAATCAAATTAGGAATTTCATCGCCACCGGTTTCTGTGCCGTGCAGCTGTGTGCCGCGTACAAGCACCGTACCGATCGGATCGCCCTCTTCTTCAGTAATTTCAATTTCGATCAGTGCGCCCATCCGTTTCAAGACATCCAGCAGCGCTGTGCGGCGCGGATTCAGGCCGACGCCGCGCACAGTCAATTCTGCGCCGGGACGCGCCGCAACCGCCGCGATCCAGAATGCCGCGCTCGAAAAATCACCCGGCACTGTCATCCGGCGCGCCTTGATTTGCGGGCCTGCCGGACCGAACCCTTGCAAACTGATTTCCGACCCATTGATGTGTAACGGAATTTCCAATGCCTGAAAAAGTTTTTCCGTATGGTCGCGCGTCGGGCGCGGCTCGATCACCGTTGTTTTGCCTTCCGCAAAAAGTCCGGCCAGCAAGATGCAGGATTTCACCTGCGCCGAGGCCATCGGCAGTTCGTAACGAATACCGTGCAACGGCGTACCGTGAATCGTCAGCGGCAGCGTGCCCTTTTCGCCGGTCAGCTCAATTTTCGCCCCCATCAGCTCCAGCGGCGTTTTAATGCGACCCATCGGGCGGCGTGAAAGCGAAGCATCGCCGGTCATTGTTACGGTCATCTTCTGCCCCGCCAGCAGGCCGGCCAGCAAGCGGGTGCCGGTTCCGGAATTGCCCATATCAAGCGGATTGGCCGGTTCTTTGAACTTTCCGCCTGTGCCGGTAATCTTCAGAACATCGCCTTCGAACTTGGCCGAAGCACCCAGAGAGCACATCGCACTCAGTGTGCTCATGGCGTCTTCACCGCGCAGGAAGCCGTGGACTTCCGACGTGCCCTTCGCCAGTGCCGCCAGCATGGCGATGCGCTGTGAAACGCTCTTGTCGCCGGGAACGCCCAGCTCACCGCCGAATTTAGAAACAGGATAAATCGTTTTTGAATGCATAATTTTACCCGCAGAATACACAGAACTACACAGAACCTTTATCTTGGGTCAGAATAAATCTTTCATGTTCAAGTTTCGGATGATGCCCGAAATTGATCAAAAGACCCACTTCTAATCCGGTTGCGTTTAAATAATTCAACGTCTGAGATCGATCCTTATTTGCTAATTGGTCAGTTGCCTTAATCTCCAGAATAATTTTGCCAAAACAGACGAAGTCGGCCTTGTAAATTTGATCCAGTGGTTGTCCCTTATAACTGAGCGGCAGGATTTTTTGCGGTTCGTGCGGGATTCCCTGAAGCTTGAATTCGATCGCCAGACACTCCTGATAAACCGCCTCTAAAAATCCGCATCCTTTTTCTTTATAGACCTCAAAGCAGGCTCCGAGAATCCGGTATGTTTCTTCTTTAAATATAAATTCGCCCATTTCTGTGTCTTTCTGCGTGTTCTGCGGGCTATTGCAACAGCTCCTTGCGTTTGTCACGGGCGGCGGCGAACCAGTTGGCCAGCTTTTCGCCATCCCCTTCATCAATCAGCGCGGAAAGAGCATCGAGCTGTCCGCGAAAAGTGGACAGCGCCGCTTTCAGCGCGGGTGTATTGGTGCGAACGATATCGCTCCAGACCTGCGGCGAGCCTTCGGCGATGCGCGTCGTATCGCGGAATCCGCTGCCGCAAAATAAACCGTTGTCGCCTGCCGAAAGCGCCAGTGCGGCCGCAACAACGTGCGGCAGATGGCTGGTTGCCGCCAGAATGCGGTCATGCGAAACAGCATCCATAACCGTCACCAGCGACCCCGCGCTTTTCCAAAGATTGGAAACCTTTTCAATCGACGTTTCATCCGCCAGCATCGGTGGCGTCACGACGGTCACCGCGCCTGCATATAAATCGGCATTACCCGCCTCAATGCCCTGCTGCTCCGAGCCGCAAATTGGATGAGAGCCGATAAACTCCACATTCATTCCTTCAAGCGCACCAATCATCAGGCGGTTCAGCGCCTCTTTGGTACTGCCGACATCCGTGAGAATGGCGCCGGGTTTAAGTCCGGCACGGCAGGCTTTGGCCAGTTCAGGAATGGTTAATACCGGCACACAAAGAACCACGATGTCGGCATCCCTGACCGCTTCGGCCGGATCGGCGAAGACCGCATCCGCAATACCAAGATTCAGGGCCGCTTCACGGGTTTCCTGACGACGGGCATAGGCATGGATGCGTACCGGTACGTTGCGCTTTCTCAGCGCAAGTCCCAGCGACGAGCCCATCAGTCCGCTTCCTACTATTGCAATGGTCTGCATACAACGCTCCTAAGGTGAGCGGGGAATCTACAAAACCGGACTCCGGAAACAAAGTAGAAATGCACACCGGCCCGAAAAACCCGGCACCGGAGATTGTCTTTATAATAAGTTTAGCCGGAGTTTTTAATTGTTATGCGCCGTTCAATTCCGTAGAACCGCCCGACAGTTCCGTATGCAAAAGCATCTACAGCTTATCTTGACCGGTCTGGTGTGCTTACACCTTCTTCCGGCTTTCGCGCAGGAAATTCCGGCTCAACCGCTTCGCTGGATGGGCCACTGGAAAAACGAAGGTCTGCGCGAAAAGCTGGTTTTGGATGTGCTGGATGATTTTAAGTTCCAAAATCAGGAAATCCCCGTTCAGTTCGCCTTCGCCGCCGACATCCTTCCTGAAAAGAGTCAAAAGGCCGAAGCGGAATTTCTTGCCGACATGATCCGTTCGGGGGAAATCACCTGGGATGTCGTCTGGCTGGATGCATCAATCTATAGACATGTAGCCGTCCTCTTAAAAGATCCGGACTGGGGACGGAAACATCTGGTCGATTTTTCGGAGGTTCCCGGATTCAAGGAAACGCAGAAACCGTTTCTTGTTGAAGGGACGAACTGTCACCAGAAAACCGGCGGTGTTTTCGTAGGCCCGTATATTGAAGGTTTTTTCTATGCTCTCTGGTACAATGCCGCCGTGGCGGAAAAACTGGGTATAAAAATCCGCGAAGAGGAAATGACTGCGGAAAATCTCCTCCAGTATGTGCAGCGAGTGGACGAATATAACCGGACGGCCGTCGTCCCGATCTCAGCTTTCATTGACTTTAAGTATTCCGGCTCCTTCCCGCGTTTGGCATACAACCTCTATCTTTCTGCTCAACCGGACGGCACGGAAAAAAACGATTCGGCCATCCGGCAGGTGCTGGAAACATTTGAGAAACTCGGTCAGCTCCATCCAGTTCTGATGAATCAAACGAATATGTACTGGCGGGATGCGGCCCGCCTGCTGACGGAAGACAAGGCGCTTTTCACGATCGAACCGACCTGGCGGTATAATGCGATTCAGAAAAACTATCCGCAACTCCTCTCCAAAATGCGGCTGGCTCAACTGCCGGGTTTCCAAAAACAGCAGTATTATGCAGGCGGCTTCATACCGGTCTGGGCCGTTATGAAAAACAGTCCCAACCGGGATGCCGCGATCCGGCTTATGCAGTTCTGGAGCCGTCCGGAAATTGCCGAGAAATGGGTTCGTTACACAAAAAGCCCGACCGGACTTGCCGGCAATCTTTACAATCCGGAATACGGGCAGGATATTTTCGCCGAGTATCAGCGCAAACTGTCATCCACCCGCACCATGAAACCCGATATTTTCACGCTCAAGCAGGATGAATCTCCAGCCTATCTGCTGTTTGATCATCTTGATTCACTACTGCAAGGCAGGTTGACAGCCGCAGAGGCCTACCGCAAAATCATGAAAATACCGGAATGAAAAACACCTCTACTTCTCTGGCGTTCAAACT from Kiritimatiellaceae bacterium carries:
- a CDS encoding histidine--tRNA ligase, which codes for MSDIAPPDIALWQMIEQRAREIFARYRFSEIRTPILEKLELFTHSLGDTTDVVTKEMYTLEDRGGRKLSLRPEGTAGAIRYVASGGEETANARIFYMGPMFRCERPQAGRKRQFHQIGLEAVGAPNPLADAEVIALQVHLLAAWGLKGARIRLNTIGLPEDRAAVVNGLREAIRPRLSELPEEAQQRFETNVLRLLDSKDEVVKKVIAGVPPVIEFMSAESRAYLDTVIATLKKLEIDVEVDASLVRGLDYYVHTVWEVVHGGLGAQNALAGGGRYRIDVGGRSVDGVGFAMGVERVIAALEATGIMAEQFAPPQPVFIVSLGEAALNENLLLLQMLRQRGIACEMELTARKVQAQMRRADKVGAKAVIIRGDTELQKGTFVLKNMADGSQREVELPELMELL
- a CDS encoding integration host factor subunit beta: MTKRDLVVRIADETGLIQQDVAAILQKSLDYIVEALQKNETVEFRNFGVFEINVRKARIGRNPNKPEDVVTIPERRVVKFKPGKIMKQKITGI
- a CDS encoding proline--tRNA ligase, with protein sequence MNKQVKTAISPTREENYPEWYQQVVRAAELAENSDVRGCMVIKPWGYALWENIRTALDRYFKATGHVNAYFPLFIPLSYLEKEAEHVEGFAKECAVVTHHRLEVGPSGKLIPAGELEEPLVVRPTSETIIGATYAKWVQSYRDLPILINQWANVVRWEMRTRLFLRTAEFLWQEGHTVHETKEEAWEETVKMLNVYKQFAEDYMAMPVLTGEKTAGERFPGAVNTLCIEALMQDCKALQAGTSHFLGQNFAKASGIEFQSREGKVETAWTTSWGVSTRLIGGMIMTHADDDGMIMPPRLAPSHVVILPIIRNDADKEKIMQYCNETAAMLRAQHYDGRPVEVVVDGRDINAGEKGWQWVKKGIPVRVEIGPRDMENGGVYVARRDKGAKEKYGQPRAEFVAAIADVLADMQKNLFDRACTFRAENTRTIDSWDEFVEFFKGRGGFALAHWDGTEETEQKINDELSVTIRCIPFDYAQSGAGTCVVSGRPSLGRVVFAKSY
- a CDS encoding (d)CMP kinase, with amino-acid sequence MNRQRIIAIDGPAASGKSTVTREVAKRMNCIYVDSGALYRGVTWKMIQEGVNTKNPLLVLPVLLKSKWKFEVRNGAVAFTIDGVEPGEALRGKEVREAVSDIAAMPAVRTFVVARLRKLKKLGSLAMEGRDIASVVFPKTPYKFYLDANPEERAKRRHAELVASGETEKAQEVLESLQRRDQKDSSRKTAPLKIAVGAYVIDTSGHDIEEVTRILMGRIAELEKPRNDKMINPIWYSMTCNFFLICLQLKNRIKFYGLQNVPKTGGVIIASNHASYIDPPAVGACTYRTRMTHFMARDTLFKKGFMNWFLHKVGVIPLDRDKGDIKAMKTAIALLKDGASVALFPEGTRSVDGTLQPPKPGIGFLVAKGNAPVVPVYIHGSYEAWSKHSEGWKPNPVSVIFGNLITQEEIRGLGEGRDAYGLIGELIMKRIADLKENFEKGLIHE
- the aroA gene encoding 3-phosphoshikimate 1-carboxyvinyltransferase — translated: MHSKTIYPVSKFGGELGVPGDKSVSQRIAMLAALAKGTSEVHGFLRGEDAMSTLSAMCSLGASAKFEGDVLKITGTGGKFKEPANPLDMGNSGTGTRLLAGLLAGQKMTVTMTGDASLSRRPMGRIKTPLELMGAKIELTGEKGTLPLTIHGTPLHGIRYELPMASAQVKSCILLAGLFAEGKTTVIEPRPTRDHTEKLFQALEIPLHINGSEISLQGFGPAGPQIKARRMTVPGDFSSAAFWIAAVAARPGAELTVRGVGLNPRRTALLDVLKRMGALIEIEITEEEGDPIGTVLVRGTQLHGTETGGDEIPNLIDELPMLAVTGALASGDTVIRDAAELRVKESDRIAVTAAHLRAFGVEVDEHADGMTIHGPARLHAPKEPLDSHGDHRIAMSMAMLATFANAPVKLAQVECVATSYPDFWNHLEWLGGKVE
- a CDS encoding GxxExxY protein — protein: MGEFIFKEETYRILGACFEVYKEKGCGFLEAVYQECLAIEFKLQGIPHEPQKILPLSYKGQPLDQIYKADFVCFGKIILEIKATDQLANKDRSQTLNYLNATGLEVGLLINFGHHPKLEHERFILTQDKGSV
- a CDS encoding prephenate dehydrogenase/arogenate dehydrogenase family protein, with the translated sequence MQTIAIVGSGLMGSSLGLALRKRNVPVRIHAYARRQETREAALNLGIADAVFADPAEAVRDADIVVLCVPVLTIPELAKACRAGLKPGAILTDVGSTKEALNRLMIGALEGMNVEFIGSHPICGSEQQGIEAGNADLYAGAVTVVTPPMLADETSIEKVSNLWKSAGSLVTVMDAVSHDRILAATSHLPHVVAAALALSAGDNGLFCGSGFRDTTRIAEGSPQVWSDIVRTNTPALKAALSTFRGQLDALSALIDEGDGEKLANWFAAARDKRKELLQ
- a CDS encoding carbohydrate ABC transporter substrate-binding protein; this translates as MQKHLQLILTGLVCLHLLPAFAQEIPAQPLRWMGHWKNEGLREKLVLDVLDDFKFQNQEIPVQFAFAADILPEKSQKAEAEFLADMIRSGEITWDVVWLDASIYRHVAVLLKDPDWGRKHLVDFSEVPGFKETQKPFLVEGTNCHQKTGGVFVGPYIEGFFYALWYNAAVAEKLGIKIREEEMTAENLLQYVQRVDEYNRTAVVPISAFIDFKYSGSFPRLAYNLYLSAQPDGTEKNDSAIRQVLETFEKLGQLHPVLMNQTNMYWRDAARLLTEDKALFTIEPTWRYNAIQKNYPQLLSKMRLAQLPGFQKQQYYAGGFIPVWAVMKNSPNRDAAIRLMQFWSRPEIAEKWVRYTKSPTGLAGNLYNPEYGQDIFAEYQRKLSSTRTMKPDIFTLKQDESPAYLLFDHLDSLLQGRLTAAEAYRKIMKIPE